The following proteins are co-located in the Ruminococcaceae bacterium KH2T8 genome:
- a CDS encoding putative ABC transport system ATP-binding protein: MTTTVLKATDLCKTFSNESVQQHVLKNLNLEIRKGDFTVIMGDSGAGKSTLLYSLSGMDRPSLGSIRYGEEEISGYNNDKLAIFRRKHCGFVFQQNYLNDTMSVLDNIIVSGLLKSKNRKEIAERAKVLLKQVGLEENCYNKFPNQLSGGEKQRVALVRSVINEPEILFADEPTGALNSQNTTAVLDVLTEMNGKGQSIVMVTHTIAAAERGNRILYLRDGVICDEITLSPYNGQDKDRHQKLRAFLTDMGW; the protein is encoded by the coding sequence ATGACAACAACGGTACTTAAAGCAACAGACCTCTGCAAGACATTCTCGAACGAGAGCGTTCAGCAGCATGTATTAAAGAACTTAAACCTCGAGATCAGAAAGGGGGATTTCACGGTCATAATGGGTGACTCGGGAGCCGGCAAGAGCACGCTCCTCTACTCACTTTCGGGCATGGACCGTCCGAGCCTCGGATCGATCCGCTACGGCGAAGAAGAGATCTCCGGGTATAACAACGACAAGCTTGCGATCTTCAGGAGAAAGCACTGCGGATTCGTCTTTCAGCAGAACTACTTAAACGACACCATGAGCGTCCTCGATAACATCATCGTATCGGGACTTCTGAAGAGTAAGAACAGGAAAGAGATAGCCGAGCGCGCCAAGGTACTCCTGAAGCAGGTCGGACTCGAAGAGAACTGCTATAACAAGTTCCCCAATCAGTTATCCGGTGGCGAGAAGCAGAGAGTGGCACTCGTAAGGTCGGTAATAAACGAGCCCGAGATCCTCTTCGCAGATGAGCCCACGGGAGCTCTTAACTCTCAGAATACGACAGCCGTATTGGATGTCCTCACTGAAATGAACGGCAAGGGACAGAGCATCGTCATGGTAACTCATACCATCGCGGCGGCAGAGAGAGGCAACCGCATCCTCTACTTAAGAGACGGCGTCATCTGCGACGAGATCACATTGTCACCGTACAACGGCCAGGATAAGGATCGTCATCAGAAGCTCCGTGCATTTCTCACGGATATGGGGTGGTAA